The sequence AAAATCGAATGTTAATCGACCTTCCTATTCCAGAGCATGGTGACCCTAATGCAGCTGCAGCAGTTCAAGAGCTCTTAGGTGGCAAGTTTGGTGAAATGTCGACCTTAAACAATTATATGTATCAATCCTTCAACTTTCGTAGAAAAGATAAGCTAAAGCCCTTTTATGACCTTGTAGCGAGCATCACTGCTGAAGAATTTGGTCATGTGGAACTTGTTTCCAATACCATTAATTTACTGTCTAGAGGAAACACCTTTTACACTGGAGATCCTGATGTGACACCTCTACGAGAAGGAAAAGACAGCCGAAATACTTACCATTTTATTGCGTCCGCACAAACAGCCCTAGCTGGAGATTCAATGGGACGTGCCTGGACAGGTGATAATGTTTTTAGCAGTGGGAATCTCGTATTAGATTTACTTCATAACTTTTTCTTAGAGGTTGGTGCTCGCACTCATAAAATGAGAGTTTATGAGATGACCGAGCATGAGACGGCACGAGAAATGATTGGATATCTACTAGTTCGCGGGGGGACTCATGTGCTGGCCTATGCAAAAGCGCTAGAAATTGTTACAGGGGTAGATGTAAAGAAAATGGTTCCGATTCCCAACTTATCAAATCGAAGTTTTGATCATGCACGCAAGTTTGAAGATCAAGGAATCGGAAACATTCTTTATACATGGAATGACGTGGGAGACTATCAAGATATATCAAAAATATGGAAGGGTACAAATCCGGAAAGTGGAGAGAACCTTATTGTCAGAACGGGATCACCAAAAGGTGCCCCTATTCCAAACCTAGATGATTTACCAGAGGAATTTGCACCTGGTATTGACCGGGATGATTACGAAAGAATCGCAAGAAAATTAATGGAGAATATGTAAACTATATGTAAGGGCCAAACTTATTGCTTGGCCCTATTTTCATTAAGTGCATTCAGTTTTCCGTTTAATTAGGGTTAGTTGGGAGAATGCTCCAGACCGCGGAGTATCAAATTCTAGTGGGACAAGGTACCTGTCCCTTTGTCCCACAACCAACCGTTTCCATTTGAATTCATCACTAATTTAGGTTATGATAAGTATCAAGTTGCTGCGTTGTTCGTATTTATAACAAAGTTTTAACCTTTAATGCTATAATAGGGAGTTTTACTTCGAAGCAGGAATGACACGTCTCCGTCTATACGACATGGAGGACACGCAGGAATGTTTCTACGAACACCCACTTTGAGAAGTGGTGGTTTAAAACTTTCTTTTAATAATTACGGCAAATGCGGCGCCTACATAATAAATCAGATACAGCTTCCAATTGGGGGCTGTTTTTTATTTGACTAAAACACCTCCCTTTCAATGCAATTCACTTTCCCCAATAAGCATATTAGTTTCATCACATAACCCTATTTGTTATAACTATATAGTGAAATTACTAAGAGTAAATCTTCAGTCCGTGAAGTTTTCACAGTAAGGTTCACGCAGGATAATCATACGCATGTTTGCCAACTATAACATGGTAAACATCAAAGGAGGAAACGTCCAAAATGAATGCAAATAACGAAATCATGCTATCTTCCTATACTCTCCCTAATGGGGTTGAACTGAAAAACAGAGTGGTCATGGCACCTATGACGAACTTCTCGTCCAATCCTGATGGAACGGTTACGGATGCAGAGGTTACTTATTATGCTAGACGTTCTAGTGGAGTAAGTATGGTGGTTACGGCTTGTACATATGTTACGCCAAATGGAAAAGGGTTTCACGGTGAATTTGCCGGAGATCGTGATGAAATGATTCCAAGTTTAAAGCAATTAGCTGACGCTATTAAAGCACAAGGTGCAAAGGCAGTTTTGCAAATTTTTCACGGTGGCAGAATGTGCCCACCTGAATTAGTTCCAAATGGAGAGATTGTAAGCGCAAGTGATGTACCCGCTGAACGTGGTGGGGTATCCACAGAAGATCCACAATTAAAGCCAAAATCATTATCTGAATCAGAAGTAGAGGAAATCATTGTAGCATTCGGAGAAACTACTCGCCGTGCAATAGAGGCAGGCTATGATGGCGTTGAGATTCACGGAGCAAATGGCTATTTAATTCAGCAATTCTTCTCTCCTCATTCTAACCGCCGTGAGGATCAATATGGAGGCAGTGTCGAGAAACGAATGACCTTTCCACTAGCCATTGTAGATGAAGTCCAAAGAGTGGTAAAAGAACATGCCACCACACCTTTTATTGTCGGGTACCGTTTTTCACCTGAAGAGCCAGAAACTCCTGGTATAACAATGGGCGATACACTCAAGCTTGTTGACGTGCTAGCTGATAAAAACTTAGATTATTTACATGTTTCCTTACAAGACTTCCACTCTACAGCAAGAAAAGGCGTGGATGATCTGTCTAAGAAGCGAATTGATTACCTACTAGAAACCATTAGCAACCGCGTTCCACTCATCGGAGTAGGATCCATCTACTCAGCCGACGATGCACGCAAAGCATTTGAAGCAGGAGTACCTTTACTCGCTCTAGGTAGAGAGTTAATCATCGATCCTGATTGGGTCCAAAAAGTAGCACAAGGAAAAGAAGACGAAATCGTCACATTGCTAGACAAAACCAAACAAGCAGAACTAGTCGTTCCAGATCCACTATGGAATATCATTATCAAAACCCCAGGCTGGTTCCCAGGGGTGTAATGGGAGGATGGTTCCCAGGTGAATGGGACAGAGGGACAGGTACACTGTCCCAAAACTTGGACCCCAAACTTCACTCTGTAGCAATGAAGTCATTTTACTACCACCTTTTTTAACATTGTGACTATAGTTAAACTAAAAGGAGTGAACGCAATGTCCCTATTAGAATGGTTTTCAAAAGGAATGACAACTGAAAGCTATATCTCAAGTATGACTGTTCATCAAGAGAACTTGTTAGGAGTTTATAACAAGGTCTCTATTACAGAAGAGGATCGTCAAGCGCTACAAAGTCTTCAAACAAGAGGAATCAAAGCCGTTGTCCTTACAGCTGATTGGTGCGGAGACGCAATGGTCAACCTTCCTATCTTTATCAGACTTGCTTCAGAAGCATTAATCGAGACTCGTTATTTAGTACGCGACGAAAACCTCGAACTTATGGATCAATACTTAACTAACGGTAAATCACGTTCTATACCTATCATTGTGTTTTTAGATAGTGAAGGTAATGAGCTCGGAAAATGGGGGCCACGTGCGGCAAGTGTTCAACAACTAGTTGATGAGTTACGTAGAGATGTTCCTGAGAAAGATGCTCCAGGCTATGACGAAGCTTTTAAAAAGATGATCCACTCAATCACTGATCAGTTTACAACCAACGCTTCCCTTTGGGATGATGTTAAGCAAGATTTGCTTCAAACCATTAAAGGTTTATAGCCTACTAAGAAACCCCCAGTAATTTCTTATACTGGGGGTTCTCCTATGCAAGCACAACTCTATTTTAGTTTCGACATATAATCAAGTAAACCCATTGAGCACACTTGTAGATCTAAGTTTATATGCTGTGCTGCCTCTTCTGATAAAGGCGTTTCAAACTTTTCCACGACTCGCTTATATAATTCTTCTTTTAAGGTAGAAATAAGCACGTTAGGATCCGCAGTTGCTGCAGTTTGAACGACTCTTTTCGTAGTTTCCACAAATACCGGAACCCAATACTCTAACTGCGCTCTAACCTCATCCACCTCTTTTGTCATACCAAAATGACCGAAATATATAATAGAAGGCTTTAGTTCCATTATTCTCTTGGAAGATTCCAGCATACTTTCTGGATTGAATTGATTCGGTGAAGTTGAAGGTAAAAAGAAAGGACGATGTAGTACCGCTTCATAGCTAACACCTACTGTGTCACCTGTATAACAACCATTTGTGTAAGAATCATGAATCGTAAAATGGTGATTCGCATGACCAGGTGTATCTAAAAACGTTAACGTACAATCATCACTTAGTGTAAGTGTTTCTCCATCGTTCATAGTTTGTACCCGATTTTCATCAATGGGAAGAATCGGATCAAATAACTGTTCAAATGCCTCGCCATACACTTGTTTAGCACCTTGAATCAACCGAGACGGCTCAATTAAATGTCTCGCCCCTTTCGGATGAACAACGACGGTAGCGTTAGGGCAGAACTGTAATAACTTACCGACTCCTCCAGCATGATCAAGATGAATATGAGTGACAATGATATAACTTATTTCATCAGGCTTAATATGTAATTCCTTTAATCCGTCCAAAAGATGAGGAACCGATGGACTCGCACCTGTATCAATAATTGCTTTCTTCGTCTCGTTTAGCAAATAGGAGCCAGTTCGATTCGGCGTTCCTAAATCATACAAATCAATCAAATAACGATTAGGATGAAGAGTTTCAATTTTACTCATTGTAAGACACCTCCATTTCCCATATTAATAAAAGAAGTAGGTTTATGTAAAGAAGATTCAGACAACTTATTATCCTCTAACGGAATCAGTCTAATAAAAAAGAGATGACACAAAGTCATCTCCATCTGAAATCTTTATATATTCTCCTGCTTCAACGCATCAATAATATTTTCTTTTTTAATTTTGCTAATGGAATAGAGCATAGCTGATCCAACGATGACAAATAATGCAATCACCACAAACACAATATCCAAATACGGTAACGAAAATTCAAATACAAATGTTTGACGCGTGGACCAGTGGATTAAATACATGATTCCTAAACTGATTGGCAATCCGTATAACAAAGCTTTTAATCCATAAAAGATACTTTCATACTGAATCATTTTATTGAAGCCAGAAGGTGTCATCCCGACAGAGCGCAGCATTGCAAATTCACGTTTTCGCAATGAGATACTTGTTGAGATCGTGTTAAATATATTGGCAATTGAAATCAAAGAGATTAACACAATAAATCCATAGATAAAAACAGACATGAGCACTATCATTTGTTCCTCTTCTTGTCGATTTTGTTGGACATTATACACCTGCATATCTCCTGATTTTCTCTCTTCGATGTCCTCTTGAGTTCTGTTTGGGTCTGAGGAGTTCAAAAATAACTGCACTTGATGTTCATTATCTAGATCTTCACCATTTATGAGGTACTTCAAGGTTTCCTCAGAAAATACGATATCCAATACACCTATTCCTGTATTATTAACACCCATAGGAATCTTGTCTGTTAACGTATCAATTTCAATATTAGAATACTTATATTCTTCTTCTGTTTCGTAATTCTTAACCAGTAGTTCTAGTTGCTGCCCTGGTTCTGCTAGGATCGACTTAGATTCTACGATTTTACCTGTCTCACCATCTTGATAGGAGATATCTTCTATGACAATGGCTGCTTTATTGGTTGGATCCAGCAGCTTTTCCACATCAGCCCCTACTTCCAAGGCGTATTTCTTGAAACTCTCCTCATCCAAACCGTAGATCGATACATGGTATGGATACTTTCCCTCTTTCAAAATACTAGGATCTAATTCAATACTTTTCTGGAGTGCATGAGGAACCATGGATTCTTTAATCCATGTGTTTCCGTATACTTCATGAACAAGACTTCTACTTGTTACATAGCTAAGATTGGTTAGTCCTCTAAGTTCTTCTTCATCTCCACCCATTACTTGAATATCAAAATTAATATTTTCTTGTGATAAGACAAGTGATTTTTCTAGATTGTACGTAAAGAAAGAGACAGATAGAAATAAAATGATACTAATCACTAATGAGAAAACAGTGGCTTGATACCTACGCTTATTTCTTTTTAGATTCTTCAACCCAATTTCGGCTTCCAATCCAAAAATTTTGCGTACAAGTTTTGAGGTCTTTACTGTTTTACCTGTAAGCTTAATATCCTGAGTTTGGCGAATCGCATCTATAGCCGAAACCCTTGACGCTCTTCTTGCAGGTACATACGTAGAGATGAAAATTGTCAAAATGGAAACGAGACAGGCCACCAATATAGAACCTGGGGTAACCACTAAATCAAAGTTTTCCGTCAAACCAAAAGAGCCTACAATATATGAATTAATCCACCAAAAGGTAACCCCTATCCCTACTAGTCCAGAAGCAATACCAACTGGAATACTGATTAACCCAATGACTGCCCCCTCAAAAAAGACAGAGTTCCGCTTTTGCCTTTTTGTAGCACCGACACTCGCAAGCATCCCTAAGTGTCTTGATCGTTCCGAAACACTGATTGCAAATGCATTATAAATGAGTGAAACAGAACCGACGATAATGACAGCCATGATAATAGCAGCTAACCTATAGAGAGTAGTGCTCAGGTTGGTATTATTCGTGACCCCATAAAAACGAAGCAGCTCATTATTAAAGTTTACTTTTTCAATCTTTAATTCTGCTACTAACTCATCTGCATGTTTATATAATGACGTATTCACTTTGTCTAAAATCACAATAGCATCCACTGTATCTTGTTTAGATAGTAGTTTTTCATCAACATAACTAATCACCGTGTACCCAGGGGACCACATTGGCTCCCATTTAGGACGTTTCATAAATCCAACAATGGTGTATGTTTTCGTCTGCTTGATTTCAAGGGTTTCATTGGCTTGACCATCCATCGTTTGGAGAGGGTCCATCTGAGATAATTGTGTGCCCTCTGTTTTTAGAAAGCGGTCCCCCATCTCTAAGCTGAGTTGGTCGCCAATCTTGTAATCTACCTTTGCGTTGTTTGCAATTTCTTCTGAAAGAACTAGTTCATCACGAGACTGTGGTAAACGTCCTTCACTTATTTCTATTGGGAAATTCTTTAAGCCTTGTTTGTTATATTCTTTAACAAACAAATAGGGCTTGTTTTCATTTTCAGAGCCCTCAAGGTACGCATACCCCAAATTATTGGATAAAAGTAATTGCTTTGTGGCTTCATCTTTATCAATGACTTCGAGCTGAGTAGGATTCACATTCTCATATTCGACATGCCACTCACCTTTAAATGCGATATGCTGTCTAATCATTAAGTCTAAGAATGACACTCCGAGTGTTGCAACAGCTGTGATCATCGCAACTGAGATAATGACACCAATAATCGTGACTAACGTTCTTCGCTTATTTTCTTTAAGATGTCTAATCGTGACTTTATTTACAATGTTCATGGACGTAACACCTCGTCCTTGGCTACCCTACCATCTTCAATGGCGATAATTCGATCAGCCTGCAATGCAATTCTCTCATCATGAGTAATGACAATTAAGGTTTGGTTAAACGTTTTATTAAAAAGCTTTAATAGCTCCATAATTTCGGTACTATTTTTGCTATCTAAGTTTCCGGTTGGTTCATCTGCAAGCATCAATGCTGGATGACTAATAAGGGCTCGCCCAATCGATACCCGCTGCTGTTGACCACCAGATAATTGATTCGGCAAATGCTGCAAGCGATTCTGTAAACCTAATATTTCTACCACTTCTTTGAATTTCTTCTGATCTACCTTATGTTCATCCAAAAGCATTGGCAATGTGATATTCTCTTCAACCGTTAAGATTGGAATTAGATTATAAAACTGATAAATTAACCCTATTTGTCTTCTTCTGAAAATGGCTAACTGTGTTTCATTTAACTCATAGATGTCTGTGTTATCGACAAACACCTTTCCACTAGTCGGGCGATCAACGCCACCTAATAAATGAAGCAAAGTTGATTTCCCAGAACCCGATGGACCAATAATAGCCACAAACTCTCCCTTTTTCACAGAAAAGGACACATTATCTAATGCCTTCACTGCTGTCTCACCTTTTCCATAGATTTTAGACAGATTTTCAATTTGTAAAATATTCAATTGAATGACCTCCGTTATTTGTTATTGAGTTCAGTATATCTGCCTAATATGACTATGAAGTGACTTCTAAGTGACAGTTTAGTCACTTAAGGATATAGCTTACATAACCTGCTTATAGAACTTGATATGAAATCTAGTTCCTTTACCTATTTCACTGCTAACCTCAATATCTCCATTTTGTCCTTTAACGATGCTATATGCCATCGCAAGGCCAATGCCGACACTATCTTCTCCTACATTTTCACCTTTATAAAAGCGCTTGAAAATGTACGGCAAGTCCTTCTTGGAAATTCCTTTTCCGTTATCCGAAATGATAATCTCTGTATACAATGCATTTTCGGAGTATGCTATAGAAATTTTCCCGCCATCTGGAGTATGTTCTACACCATTTTTCAATATATTAATAAGTGCTTCTGCAGTCCAATTGAGATCACCTAGAAAACTAGATTGTTGATTTCCCTCTATTAATAAATTTTGCTCCTTAATATCCATCGGAATTAAAATCGGATCAGCTGCTTTTTGTATCAATTGACCTACATCTACTCTATTTTTCTTAAATTGAATGGCACCAGCATCCATTTTTGATAACTTTAGTAAAGACGTTACTAACCAGTCCATTCGTTCTAGCTGAATCCTTATATTACGAGTAAACTCGACTCTTTTGGAATCATCAAGCTTTCGATCATGTAACACATCAGCCATTACCATCATCGAAGTTAACGGCGTTTTAATTTGGTGAGAGATATCTGAAATTGCATCTGTTAGTTTTACTTGATCCCGCTGAAGTTGAGCACGATGCTCTGATAACTTTATGGTCACTTTATAAATATCACTTTTTAAAATACTAATCTCGCCCTCTTGGTTATCCCGAACATCAAGTGTGGAATCACCACTCGCAATCCGACGTAGATCACTAGAGAGCTTCTCCATTTCCTTGTAACGCCATAACGTCATCAAGATGTTACTGATGATAAGTAAAGTCCCTGTGAATAAAACGAAGAAGACTCCGTA is a genomic window of Bacillus mesophilus containing:
- a CDS encoding manganese catalase family protein; amino-acid sequence: MFKRENRMLIDLPIPEHGDPNAAAAVQELLGGKFGEMSTLNNYMYQSFNFRRKDKLKPFYDLVASITAEEFGHVELVSNTINLLSRGNTFYTGDPDVTPLREGKDSRNTYHFIASAQTALAGDSMGRAWTGDNVFSSGNLVLDLLHNFFLEVGARTHKMRVYEMTEHETAREMIGYLLVRGGTHVLAYAKALEIVTGVDVKKMVPIPNLSNRSFDHARKFEDQGIGNILYTWNDVGDYQDISKIWKGTNPESGENLIVRTGSPKGAPIPNLDDLPEEFAPGIDRDDYERIARKLMENM
- a CDS encoding NADH-dependent flavin oxidoreductase, whose amino-acid sequence is MNANNEIMLSSYTLPNGVELKNRVVMAPMTNFSSNPDGTVTDAEVTYYARRSSGVSMVVTACTYVTPNGKGFHGEFAGDRDEMIPSLKQLADAIKAQGAKAVLQIFHGGRMCPPELVPNGEIVSASDVPAERGGVSTEDPQLKPKSLSESEVEEIIVAFGETTRRAIEAGYDGVEIHGANGYLIQQFFSPHSNRREDQYGGSVEKRMTFPLAIVDEVQRVVKEHATTPFIVGYRFSPEEPETPGITMGDTLKLVDVLADKNLDYLHVSLQDFHSTARKGVDDLSKKRIDYLLETISNRVPLIGVGSIYSADDARKAFEAGVPLLALGRELIIDPDWVQKVAQGKEDEIVTLLDKTKQAELVVPDPLWNIIIKTPGWFPGV
- a CDS encoding thioredoxin family protein: MSLLEWFSKGMTTESYISSMTVHQENLLGVYNKVSITEEDRQALQSLQTRGIKAVVLTADWCGDAMVNLPIFIRLASEALIETRYLVRDENLELMDQYLTNGKSRSIPIIVFLDSEGNELGKWGPRAASVQQLVDELRRDVPEKDAPGYDEAFKKMIHSITDQFTTNASLWDDVKQDLLQTIKGL
- a CDS encoding MBL fold metallo-hydrolase — translated: MSKIETLHPNRYLIDLYDLGTPNRTGSYLLNETKKAIIDTGASPSVPHLLDGLKELHIKPDEISYIIVTHIHLDHAGGVGKLLQFCPNATVVVHPKGARHLIEPSRLIQGAKQVYGEAFEQLFDPILPIDENRVQTMNDGETLTLSDDCTLTFLDTPGHANHHFTIHDSYTNGCYTGDTVGVSYEAVLHRPFFLPSTSPNQFNPESMLESSKRIMELKPSIIYFGHFGMTKEVDEVRAQLEYWVPVFVETTKRVVQTAATADPNVLISTLKEELYKRVVEKFETPLSEEAAQHINLDLQVCSMGLLDYMSKLK
- a CDS encoding ABC transporter permease, giving the protein MNIVNKVTIRHLKENKRRTLVTIIGVIISVAMITAVATLGVSFLDLMIRQHIAFKGEWHVEYENVNPTQLEVIDKDEATKQLLLSNNLGYAYLEGSENENKPYLFVKEYNKQGLKNFPIEISEGRLPQSRDELVLSEEIANNAKVDYKIGDQLSLEMGDRFLKTEGTQLSQMDPLQTMDGQANETLEIKQTKTYTIVGFMKRPKWEPMWSPGYTVISYVDEKLLSKQDTVDAIVILDKVNTSLYKHADELVAELKIEKVNFNNELLRFYGVTNNTNLSTTLYRLAAIIMAVIIVGSVSLIYNAFAISVSERSRHLGMLASVGATKRQKRNSVFFEGAVIGLISIPVGIASGLVGIGVTFWWINSYIVGSFGLTENFDLVVTPGSILVACLVSILTIFISTYVPARRASRVSAIDAIRQTQDIKLTGKTVKTSKLVRKIFGLEAEIGLKNLKRNKRRYQATVFSLVISIILFLSVSFFTYNLEKSLVLSQENINFDIQVMGGDEEELRGLTNLSYVTSRSLVHEVYGNTWIKESMVPHALQKSIELDPSILKEGKYPYHVSIYGLDEESFKKYALEVGADVEKLLDPTNKAAIVIEDISYQDGETGKIVESKSILAEPGQQLELLVKNYETEEEYKYSNIEIDTLTDKIPMGVNNTGIGVLDIVFSEETLKYLINGEDLDNEHQVQLFLNSSDPNRTQEDIEERKSGDMQVYNVQQNRQEEEQMIVLMSVFIYGFIVLISLISIANIFNTISTSISLRKREFAMLRSVGMTPSGFNKMIQYESIFYGLKALLYGLPISLGIMYLIHWSTRQTFVFEFSLPYLDIVFVVIALFVIVGSAMLYSISKIKKENIIDALKQENI
- a CDS encoding ABC transporter ATP-binding protein, which translates into the protein MNILQIENLSKIYGKGETAVKALDNVSFSVKKGEFVAIIGPSGSGKSTLLHLLGGVDRPTSGKVFVDNTDIYELNETQLAIFRRRQIGLIYQFYNLIPILTVEENITLPMLLDEHKVDQKKFKEVVEILGLQNRLQHLPNQLSGGQQQRVSIGRALISHPALMLADEPTGNLDSKNSTEIMELLKLFNKTFNQTLIVITHDERIALQADRIIAIEDGRVAKDEVLRP
- a CDS encoding HAMP domain-containing sensor histidine kinase — protein: MLRNREIRIFLLIQICILLATAIAAYIFPAYGVFFVLFTGTLLIISNILMTLWRYKEMEKLSSDLRRIASGDSTLDVRDNQEGEISILKSDIYKVTIKLSEHRAQLQRDQVKLTDAISDISHQIKTPLTSMMVMADVLHDRKLDDSKRVEFTRNIRIQLERMDWLVTSLLKLSKMDAGAIQFKKNRVDVGQLIQKAADPILIPMDIKEQNLLIEGNQQSSFLGDLNWTAEALINILKNGVEHTPDGGKISIAYSENALYTEIIISDNGKGISKKDLPYIFKRFYKGENVGEDSVGIGLAMAYSIVKGQNGDIEVSSEIGKGTRFHIKFYKQVM